A window of Osmerus mordax isolate fOsmMor3 chromosome 11, fOsmMor3.pri, whole genome shotgun sequence genomic DNA:
GTGTTTTCTGGAAGTTGGAGTCTGGGAGTCATAGAGTCCTCTGGCAGCTTTGGGATTCCATCCAGAACTTGGAGTTTTGGCAAGGAGGAGAAAACACTGAGGAGGAACACATGGAGGTTTAAGCCTGATAAGACCTCTACCTCCATCCAgccttctctcttttcatttgTCACTCTTACCGATCCCTTAATTTTTCACTCTCCTCCTAACTTTGCATCCATCCATTTAAAATTCAAGTGTTtgtgagaacagtgtgtgtgtgtgtttgtgtgtgtaagtttgtgtCCACTGCGTTCCATTGAGGTGTTCTCTCACCATGTGCGGTAGTCCGGTGCGAAGGTGACTGGGTTGCGTGTAAGGGTGAGGGACCGGAGTGGTGTGGCCCCCAACGCCCCCAGTCCTCCCAACGTGGCGATGGCATTCTCCGACAGACACAGGTGCTCCACGGCTGGAAGCTTTGGCAGCTGCCGCACACTTGTCAGATGGTTCCTGTGCAGGTTCAGCCTTCTGCATCTGGCCCATGGTAACACACAAAAGCCAGGAGGGAATTGTGGTTAGGTTATCCCTTTAAAGAACACAATGTTGTTTGGAAGAAAGCTTTGGTTCAAGTAGTTCATTCCCGGTGTGTGGGATGCAGTGTTGTGCACGTTCATACCTCTCATGAACTAGTTAAAAGTTCAGTTCATACAAGTAAATATGAATCGTTCACGTTCATAGTTCACCATTTAAATTCTTAACTAGTTCATAGTTCAGTTCATTTAATAGTTTttaggtgtgtgtttactgtttgtAAAAATCCTGCAAAAAATAATGTGCATCAGATCGGATGTAGTCGCTGAGTTTGCGTCTCTGCTTTCACTTGCCATTTTTATGAGACGAAGAGCTGTTGTCTTGGAATACGTTGCTTGTTACCCATGATTCGATGAATCATGGGTAACATAATAATGAAAGTGTCGGGTTAGTTGGGGGTAATGTAGTACCTTGGCAGTCGTATAGAACTCAGGTCAGTGAGGGCATTGTTGACCAGCTGTAGTTCCTCCACGCGGATCAGCCGGTGCAGGATCCTGAGGAAGTTCTCCTGCTGGTAGGGGTCTCCCAGGTCCTGGTAGGACAGGTTCAGGTCCtaggaggggcaggggtgcaGTGGGAGGGGTGTTTTCATATTTTATTAAACAGAGacgttcacacatgcacacgcacacacagttctaCAATATGCATGCCCAGACACGAGTCACTAAACACACCCGTATGTAAGCACAGGCGCACATTTTGCACTCACACATACTTCATAGGatgcaaagaaaagagaacttgGTGTAAATGGGCCGTCTTACTAAGCAGTTCTCCCAgttctcctgtagtctctccgcCCATCTatgcccttcctctcttcttctatgcctccctctctccaatgGGACATCGTCAAAACCCTCTCTTAGGAACAGCTCCTCCTCTGAAGGCCCTGTTTGATGACATCACCCACCTGCCTCCATAAGCTGTGCAGCTGTGTTGAATGTATTTAGAGTGTATATTTACTGTATGGCTGTTGTAGAAACACTGATGCACTTGTCTGCACTGATgcagaaggtcaaaggtcacacccTGACTCTGACCTTCTCTGACCCTGGGGCTGGTGAGCTGGTCTCCGGTGACATCACTCTCTTGGAGGCGGTGCCACGACACAAATCTGAACCTACTGGATGGAAGCTGGAATAGGGcaggaaagaagggaggagacgaggaggtgTATGAAGGGAAGAAAAGGtgataaaggagagaggaggtggaggagaagaatgtGTTTAGTGTAGGGATtattgagtgacttcaataaCTCATTGTCCTTCATCCTCCTTTATCTACTTCTTCACCATCCAGTTCTTtctatctcctcctcatcattcCCCCTTTCTACCTCCTCAACTTTGTCTAGCATGCTCTCCTTCCATCACCCTAatccccttctttctctgaCCCTATGTTACTGTAATcctatcctgtctctctgtcaccctaTCCATGGGTGACAACCCATAAATGACCCTGGACACTACCAGTGGTGGCCTCGAGTGTTGACTGACATCAGAGCTGGGTCCTACTGCACATGCTCACAAAGAGCggttgaggagaggagtgagaggttGAAGAGTTTCTGGAAGGTGGAAAGGGGATGAAAGTATGGGCGGAATATAAAGCAttagaaagggaggagggtagaATAGTGGAGGTAAGAATAGGGGGATGTCTGAGAATGTTGGGGACAGAAGGATCCCATttaacgtgtttgtgtgtctgcgttgggGTCGATCTGGGGTACTCACAGGGGTTGTTACGATTCCTGAGTCGGGACTCTGGTCCACGGAGAGAGGTGTCTGTGTGACGCTGAACTCAGAGAACTGGGAGGAGTGGGACTTGGGAAAGCTGCCACTGCTCGTGTTCACTCCTGAAGAACTGAatgagggaggaaggatgagagggggaggaacagcaaggaaggagagacgggatgagagagggagggatgggatgtGGGTGGGAAGGGGACATAAGGATTCAAAAAGAAAGATGCAGGGAGAAAAGCAGGGAGGTGGAAAGGAGCTGAATTAGCCAGGCGCTATGTACTAGTACTCTTCTACTACAACGCAAACATTCCAACAAGGACAGGACGGCACAATAATAAAGTAACAAACCCCTAATGCATGACTTAATTTCATGATTTGTTCTGCTCATGTGTGGAGATTATCTTGATGCGTGAAGAGTGCAATTTGAATTACTTATGTGATAAAATGCTTTTAAAAGGGGGCTCTGTTTGTTGTAACGGACCCCCTCGCGTACATCCGCCTTGCTGAAACTCAGACCCGCTGTTGTCCGGTTTGGGTTACACTGAACACTGGATTAATGCCGTCGCCATAACAGCGGACACCTGAGTGCGTGCCATTAGTTTGTAATAGGTGCAAAGAGTAGAGTTTGGCCAGACATTGTTATATAATTAATATAGTCTGTTTTTTTGCATTTGTTCATTTGTTTGGATACTTTATTTACTACGGGGAAGGTTTTAAAGGTATATTCCCAAGACTAACTTTTGATCCATACATACCCTGTTCGCATGGTATAAACAGCAAGAAAATGTTGACGCCTAAAAGCTATTGTCTGCCAGTGGGGATACAGTagtagtttaaaaaaaaaaacatagcagAATGCATTTTCCTAATGTCTTTGCTTACCTTTCTGACATGTCCCAATATAGAAACTTCCCTTGGCCTTTAAGACATAATGTGCGAGACGATGTAGTTTTGCAATTCCCGGGTTCCCCATGGGCACGACTAGATCCGTTTTAACGACAAGGCGAGAACAAGCTTTGGTCGACTCGTTCTGAGGCAGTCTAGCTCGTGTGTCAATTCTGGAACGACGGAACTGTAGAGGCAGGTCACCGGGGACAAGCGCTCGTTGCTGAGCAACGTATATGGCGAATGTGTCACCGAGTTTGCTTGAcgtcacaatgtgtgtgtgtgtgtgtgtgtgggagggggggggggggtcacataaCAAAtgagaaagtgcatttcctgcagaaaatgcgttggaatgctgaaagatgatttttttttttttattgctgaaaatacagaaattagaaaatacccgcaagctgaaatgaatttcaaaaatgtttgagtcacacaaaagaggcagtgtggaagctgaactgcatcatctaacaaagctaagtgcttaaatacaatgcgggagaatacgTTTGAACGTTGTGAATCAATCAAAGAAATAGttgaatttcaagaggcagtgtggaagctgaactgcataaTCAAACaaagcttaaatagcctacaatacgggagaagctgaaagctgaactgttaaacagaagaagaagtaggctagctagtcgtaacaagaatattatagttttaacagctgaaattatagttgggatcataatagcagtagcagatgtagcctatcattgagtgcgtttactcggctttctcagtaggattcaatgtgttgattgaatgaaacatacagcagtagggccgatactatggaagcaaattgttaccaaaattcaaatgaaaatgcatttccagaaattcatttgcattttaagaatgttgcATTCTTGGCTGCATTAtctgactcataaatgaaattagtaatcaatcatcctatttgcattttaattttcttcttcaagagtgctcaatctttcacttaattaaaatgaaaaagaaatagacatttgagatttcattttcaaaacatgccccagcaaatagataccaaaattcaatttgaaatgtaaaatttgaaaatgaaaatgcatttccagaaatgcattttcattttaagaacgtggctgcaaaatcgtgaccacaattcaaattcaaatgcatttccagaaattcattttcaagaacgtggctgcaaaatcgtgaccacaattcaaattcaaatgcatttccagaaatgcattttcattttaagaacgtggctgcaaaatcgtgaccacaattcaaattcaaatgcgtgaaaatatgtcttacatgaaagcggtccgtggcgcaaaaaaggttggggaccgctgctttagaggacgcatcacagaccatggcgctccctcaaattgtgcaaacactgttagaattagctgaacaggtagaatcgaataatatatctgagtctgatgcccgtgaccgagtagaacaagtcatagagagcttggctgcatactctgccgtcacagatttacacattaatagtagctctgccactgttttattcattgttttacatcaagttgctcagtctgtgatgcgtcctctaaagacccggcaattcaatcaatttcccggcacatttgcaatgtaatgcaatgtagatgtgcacaccgctccctaccgaacaagatgggtagctcggtcagcagggagctgaagaagagcggctactcactctgctgcgccgctcagaatgctttttcgttcattttgcatttctgcaattcaaatgcatttctggaaatgcatttcaattgtggtcacgattttgcagccacgttcttgaaaatgaaaatgcatttctggaaatgcatttgaattgtggtcacgattttgcagccacgttcttaaaatgaaaatgcatttctggaaatgcattttcattttcaaattttacatttcaaattgaattttggtatctatttgggtccgtgtaccttgtggccattggtttttctattttgcaacccgtgttgacaaacgcaaaatagggccgtaatatcgttttgtcactttagtaagtcgaacacacatttaagtataacggcttgtttttggttgttttgttttattttggaataacggaataaccatataacacaaatggtattacgagccatttactcgtttgtttgattattccatatcctttatgctggtatctgcaaaaaatgaaaaatagcctcgtaatatcgttttgtccattttggatgtcagaaccagatgatggggaaaggcttggtttccgttgttttgtttcattttggaattacggaatatccatctaacacaaacggtataacgagccatttactcatttgtttgatcggccgtattatgcatactggcacaagtgaaaaagagagagagggggaaaaatgtgaaactattgggggtgttattacttgcgaacaccagagggcagcaacgactagctttaaaaaaaaatgttcctgtgatctgcaggcctacaatcttgacgacatggcagcaggttctttagtagaagacacacacaccaaactgaaggcacatgttgaccgcgtttgctagttgctacttagttaatacatctttgatgaacccaagtttctttaatatatattaagtttctttaatatatattagaaacattacaaacattacccttcaccattgcatggtgccattcattcttcacaggtcacacccatcaagtcaaagtgaaaagtaactggtccaactccatgtccaagcccatggtatctgtggaggaatacagtcatcacacttgtcaaaccctccccacacaagtccaatgactgcatgtttgcagacatacaacacagatgagactcaggACAGTGAATTAGAGGTAATGGTaatgggagggtgttgcacttttctgcttctcttttctccactcacttctttaccttctcacgctttccaattgtttaaacaagtctctatattttattctctctgtatcctgcacaaaagatgaccgtgtactgtatataaaacattccggcatataaatccacgtatctccacactcagatcctgtcacccttccccagtccgctgatgttttcaactaacctaaatactacaacagcataatacaattgctgaaattcagttatgacttgtgattttggaaagccaccccaggatttcagtggccccatctggccactcctataaaacatttctgggggtgccactgcatttgcctgttaatgcctgcactgcagtgaa
This region includes:
- the LOC136952166 gene encoding acidic leucine-rich nuclear phosphoprotein 32 family member A — protein: MSESSSGVNTSSGSFPKSHSSQFSEFSVTQTPLSVDQSPDSGIVTTPLPSSRFRFVSWHRLQESDVTGDQLTSPRVREGPSEEELFLREGFDDVPLERGRHRRREEGHRWAERLQENWENCLDLNLSYQDLGDPYQQENFLRILHRLIRVEELQLVNNALTDLSSIRLPRCRRLNLHRNHLTSVRQLPKLPAVEHLCLSENAIATLGGLGALGATPLRSLTLTRNPVTFAPDYRTCVFSSLPKLQVLDGIPKLPEDSMTPRLQLPENTRMCNIL